One window of the Epinephelus moara isolate mb chromosome 24, YSFRI_EMoa_1.0, whole genome shotgun sequence genome contains the following:
- the LOC126386555 gene encoding rho GTPase-activating protein 40 isoform X3 encodes MSVEPWASPQDQAAAEHAHSTHTPSSQDQEQHPDKLCLDSFWSEVETIRQGSGYTDLDCTRRDSRQSEEGEQEEQWLADAGLSTLISDDSEDVDNAVLLSTLTRTQAEAVQRRLDSYTLSLRKRNKPAPRDVRDIFNSPITQTLLPESHHSEDPAQNSMASVPKTPLSAVTPEHQRGAPKEEFFITDVAYCEQAVIFLKQAKLPQNNSQRRKEDGTLPRVICPKCRLGVTRIQDLSHSDMKKVRQLALIDMTALCDLLELEVKRHKMGKRKVPESPLYGVPLATLLESDQKIKPNTSTPLFLQALLSFLEKKGVDSEGILRVPGSQSRIKQLQQNLETNFYSGQVCWDDVSPNDAAALLKKFIRELPAPLLTAEYLNTFSAVRDITELRQKLHMLNLLILLLPEPNRNTLKALLEFLSKVVSREKKNRMNLWAVATIMAPNLFLHKAVPSRLTEGAEKGHAEKAADVMRLLIRYQDLLWTIPNFLMSQVRKLNENSNRRYQFYDRRIKNLLRKIHTDSRDKPDKNTSELCRTVKIQVGDLVSSTMEYQLNINSRASDLLAQFQRQSLRSPDNGKGKMRRNGAVVYPDCALYEVGGNIGEHCLDPDTHLLDLYNSNSGGEWVIKLKPNASRGL; translated from the exons ATGAGCGTGGAGCCCTGGGCCAGCCCGCAGGACCAGGCAGCCGCTGAGCACGCACACAGCACCCACACGCCATCCTCCCAGGATCAGGAGCAGCACCCCGACAAACTCTGCCTGGACTCATTCTGGAGTGAGGTGGAGACCATCCGACAGGGGAGTGGCTACACAGACCTCGACTGCACCAGGAGAGACTCCAGACAGTCAGAAG AAGGTGAACAGGAGGAGCAGTGGTTGGCCGATGCTGGTTTGTCGACCCTCATTAGTGATGATAGCGAGGATGTAGACAACGCGGTGCTGCTGTCCACTCTGACCCGGACCCAGGCTGAGGCTGTGCAGCGCCGACTGGACTCCTACACGCTGTCCCTTCGCAAGAGGAACAAACCGGCGCCGCGTGACGTTCGCGACATCTTCAACTCCCCCATTACTCAG ACTCTCCTGCCTGAGTCCCACCACAGTGAAGACCCTGCCCAAAACAGCATGGCGTCAGTTCCAAAGACACCACTATCAG CCGTGACGCCGGAGCATCAGCGAGGCGCTCCCAAAGAGGAATTCTTCATCACCGACGTGGCTTACTGCGAACAGGCCGTCATCTTCCTCAAACAGGCCAAACTGCCGCAGAACAACAGCCAGCGCAGAAAAGAGGATGGCACCCTGCCT CGGGTCATCTGCCCAAAGTGCCGTTTAGGAGTGACTCGTATTCAGGATCTCTCCCACTCTGACATGAAGAAGGTGCGTCAGTTGGCTCTCATCGACATGACGGCGCTGTGCGACCTTTTAGAGCTGGAGGtcaaaaggcacaaaatgggcAAAAGGAAAGTCCCAG AGAGTCCCCTCTACGGTGTGCCGCTGGCTACGCTGCTGGAGAGCGATCAGAAAATCAAGCCCAACACCTCAACTCCTCTCTTCCTGCAGGCG ttgTTGTCGTTTTTGGAGAAGAAAGGAGTCGATTCGGAGGGGATCCTGCGGGTTCCAGGATCTCAGTCCAGAATCAAG cagctgcagcagaac TTGGAGACCAACTTCTACTCAGGGCAAGTCTGCTGGGACGACGTGAGTCCCAATGATGCCGCCGCGCTGCTCAAGAAGTTCATCAGGGAACTTCCCGCTCCTCTTCTCACCGCAGAGTACCTCAACACCTTCAGCGCCGTCAGAG ACATCACGGAGCTGAGGCAGAAACTTCACATGTTGAACCTACTCATCCTGCTGCTGCCTGAGCCCAACAGGAACACACTGAAG GCGCTCCTCGAGTTCCTCAGTAAGGTGGTTTCCAGGGAGAAGAAGAACAGGATGAACCTGTGGGCCGTAGCAACCATCATGGCTCCCAACCTCTTCCTGCATAAGGCCGTCCCCAGCAGACTGACTGAGGGGGCAGAGAAAGGACACGCGGAGAAGGCAGCTGATGTCATGAGGCTCCTCATCCGCTACCAGGACCTGCTCTGGACG aTCCCAAACTTCCTCATGAGCCAGGTGCGTAAGCTGAACGAGAATAGCAACCGGCGTTACCAGTTTTACGATCGCCGCATCAAGAACCTGCTGAGGAAGATCCACACAGACAGCCGTGACAAACCTGATAAAAACACCTCAGAG TTGTGTCGTACAGTGAAGATCCAGGTCGGGGATCTGGTGAGCAGCACCATGGAGTATCAGCTCAACATCAACTCCAGAGCCTCAGACCTGCTCGCACAGTTTCAGCGCCAGTCCCTCCGCAGCCCCGACAATGGAAAGGGCAAAATGCGAAG AAATGGCGCCGTGGTGTATCCGGACTGCGCCCTGTACGAAGTGGGAGGGAACATTG GTGAGCACTGTCTGGACCCCGACACACACCTTCTGGATTTGTACAACAGTAACTCAGGAGGGGAGTGGGTCATCAAGCTGAAACCCAACGCCAGCAGAGGGCTGTGA
- the LOC126386555 gene encoding rho GTPase-activating protein 40 isoform X2, giving the protein MPWGRSGSAALLLLSGRAIAWAKARNPSPTEMSVEPWASPQDQAAAEHAHSTHTPSSQDQEQHPDKLCLDSFWSEVETIRQGSGYTDLDCTRRDSRQSEEGEQEEQWLADAGLSTLISDDSEDVDNAVLLSTLTRTQAEAVQRRLDSYTLSLRKRNKPAPRDVRDIFNSPITQTLLPESHHSEDPAQNSMASVPKTPLSAVTPEHQRGAPKEEFFITDVAYCEQAVIFLKQAKLPQNNSQRRKEDGTLPRVICPKCRLGVTRIQDLSHSDMKKVRQLALIDMTALCDLLELEVKRHKMGKRKVPESPLYGVPLATLLESDQKIKPNTSTPLFLQALLSFLEKKGVDSEGILRVPGSQSRIKQLQQNLETNFYSGQVCWDDVSPNDAAALLKKFIRELPAPLLTAEYLNTFSAVRDITELRQKLHMLNLLILLLPEPNRNTLKALLEFLSKVVSREKKNRMNLWAVATIMAPNLFLHKAVPSRLTEGAEKGHAEKAADVMRLLIRYQDLLWTIPNFLMSQVRKLNENSNRRYQFYDRRIKNLLRKIHTDSRDKPDKNTSELCRTVKIQVGDLVSSTMEYQLNINSRASDLLAQFQRQSLRSPDNGKGKMRRNGAVVYPDCALYEVGGNIGEHCLDPDTHLLDLYNSNSGGEWVIKLKPNASRGL; this is encoded by the exons ATGCCTTGGGGGAGAAGTGGCTCGGCggccctgctgctgctctcgGGCAGAGCCATCGCGTGGGCCAAGGCCAG AAATCCCAGCCCCACCGAGATGAGCGTGGAGCCCTGGGCCAGCCCGCAGGACCAGGCAGCCGCTGAGCACGCACACAGCACCCACACGCCATCCTCCCAGGATCAGGAGCAGCACCCCGACAAACTCTGCCTGGACTCATTCTGGAGTGAGGTGGAGACCATCCGACAGGGGAGTGGCTACACAGACCTCGACTGCACCAGGAGAGACTCCAGACAGTCAGAAG AAGGTGAACAGGAGGAGCAGTGGTTGGCCGATGCTGGTTTGTCGACCCTCATTAGTGATGATAGCGAGGATGTAGACAACGCGGTGCTGCTGTCCACTCTGACCCGGACCCAGGCTGAGGCTGTGCAGCGCCGACTGGACTCCTACACGCTGTCCCTTCGCAAGAGGAACAAACCGGCGCCGCGTGACGTTCGCGACATCTTCAACTCCCCCATTACTCAG ACTCTCCTGCCTGAGTCCCACCACAGTGAAGACCCTGCCCAAAACAGCATGGCGTCAGTTCCAAAGACACCACTATCAG CCGTGACGCCGGAGCATCAGCGAGGCGCTCCCAAAGAGGAATTCTTCATCACCGACGTGGCTTACTGCGAACAGGCCGTCATCTTCCTCAAACAGGCCAAACTGCCGCAGAACAACAGCCAGCGCAGAAAAGAGGATGGCACCCTGCCT CGGGTCATCTGCCCAAAGTGCCGTTTAGGAGTGACTCGTATTCAGGATCTCTCCCACTCTGACATGAAGAAGGTGCGTCAGTTGGCTCTCATCGACATGACGGCGCTGTGCGACCTTTTAGAGCTGGAGGtcaaaaggcacaaaatgggcAAAAGGAAAGTCCCAG AGAGTCCCCTCTACGGTGTGCCGCTGGCTACGCTGCTGGAGAGCGATCAGAAAATCAAGCCCAACACCTCAACTCCTCTCTTCCTGCAGGCG ttgTTGTCGTTTTTGGAGAAGAAAGGAGTCGATTCGGAGGGGATCCTGCGGGTTCCAGGATCTCAGTCCAGAATCAAG cagctgcagcagaac TTGGAGACCAACTTCTACTCAGGGCAAGTCTGCTGGGACGACGTGAGTCCCAATGATGCCGCCGCGCTGCTCAAGAAGTTCATCAGGGAACTTCCCGCTCCTCTTCTCACCGCAGAGTACCTCAACACCTTCAGCGCCGTCAGAG ACATCACGGAGCTGAGGCAGAAACTTCACATGTTGAACCTACTCATCCTGCTGCTGCCTGAGCCCAACAGGAACACACTGAAG GCGCTCCTCGAGTTCCTCAGTAAGGTGGTTTCCAGGGAGAAGAAGAACAGGATGAACCTGTGGGCCGTAGCAACCATCATGGCTCCCAACCTCTTCCTGCATAAGGCCGTCCCCAGCAGACTGACTGAGGGGGCAGAGAAAGGACACGCGGAGAAGGCAGCTGATGTCATGAGGCTCCTCATCCGCTACCAGGACCTGCTCTGGACG aTCCCAAACTTCCTCATGAGCCAGGTGCGTAAGCTGAACGAGAATAGCAACCGGCGTTACCAGTTTTACGATCGCCGCATCAAGAACCTGCTGAGGAAGATCCACACAGACAGCCGTGACAAACCTGATAAAAACACCTCAGAG TTGTGTCGTACAGTGAAGATCCAGGTCGGGGATCTGGTGAGCAGCACCATGGAGTATCAGCTCAACATCAACTCCAGAGCCTCAGACCTGCTCGCACAGTTTCAGCGCCAGTCCCTCCGCAGCCCCGACAATGGAAAGGGCAAAATGCGAAG AAATGGCGCCGTGGTGTATCCGGACTGCGCCCTGTACGAAGTGGGAGGGAACATTG GTGAGCACTGTCTGGACCCCGACACACACCTTCTGGATTTGTACAACAGTAACTCAGGAGGGGAGTGGGTCATCAAGCTGAAACCCAACGCCAGCAGAGGGCTGTGA
- the LOC126386555 gene encoding rho GTPase-activating protein 40 isoform X1: MGGREEVLVGRLGSNMQFPRTRLNRFRLRPAQSPARSKRVKPSSQKKKARNPSPTEMSVEPWASPQDQAAAEHAHSTHTPSSQDQEQHPDKLCLDSFWSEVETIRQGSGYTDLDCTRRDSRQSEEGEQEEQWLADAGLSTLISDDSEDVDNAVLLSTLTRTQAEAVQRRLDSYTLSLRKRNKPAPRDVRDIFNSPITQTLLPESHHSEDPAQNSMASVPKTPLSAVTPEHQRGAPKEEFFITDVAYCEQAVIFLKQAKLPQNNSQRRKEDGTLPRVICPKCRLGVTRIQDLSHSDMKKVRQLALIDMTALCDLLELEVKRHKMGKRKVPESPLYGVPLATLLESDQKIKPNTSTPLFLQALLSFLEKKGVDSEGILRVPGSQSRIKQLQQNLETNFYSGQVCWDDVSPNDAAALLKKFIRELPAPLLTAEYLNTFSAVRDITELRQKLHMLNLLILLLPEPNRNTLKALLEFLSKVVSREKKNRMNLWAVATIMAPNLFLHKAVPSRLTEGAEKGHAEKAADVMRLLIRYQDLLWTIPNFLMSQVRKLNENSNRRYQFYDRRIKNLLRKIHTDSRDKPDKNTSELCRTVKIQVGDLVSSTMEYQLNINSRASDLLAQFQRQSLRSPDNGKGKMRRNGAVVYPDCALYEVGGNIGEHCLDPDTHLLDLYNSNSGGEWVIKLKPNASRGL; the protein is encoded by the exons AtgggaggcagagaggaggtATTGGTGGGCAGGCTCGGGTCCAACATGCAGTTTCCACGCACCAGGTTGAACCGTTTCAGGCTTCGTCCTGCCCAAAGCCCAGCGAGGAGCAAGCGCGTGAAGCCATCCTCCCAAAAGAAAAAAGCCAG AAATCCCAGCCCCACCGAGATGAGCGTGGAGCCCTGGGCCAGCCCGCAGGACCAGGCAGCCGCTGAGCACGCACACAGCACCCACACGCCATCCTCCCAGGATCAGGAGCAGCACCCCGACAAACTCTGCCTGGACTCATTCTGGAGTGAGGTGGAGACCATCCGACAGGGGAGTGGCTACACAGACCTCGACTGCACCAGGAGAGACTCCAGACAGTCAGAAG AAGGTGAACAGGAGGAGCAGTGGTTGGCCGATGCTGGTTTGTCGACCCTCATTAGTGATGATAGCGAGGATGTAGACAACGCGGTGCTGCTGTCCACTCTGACCCGGACCCAGGCTGAGGCTGTGCAGCGCCGACTGGACTCCTACACGCTGTCCCTTCGCAAGAGGAACAAACCGGCGCCGCGTGACGTTCGCGACATCTTCAACTCCCCCATTACTCAG ACTCTCCTGCCTGAGTCCCACCACAGTGAAGACCCTGCCCAAAACAGCATGGCGTCAGTTCCAAAGACACCACTATCAG CCGTGACGCCGGAGCATCAGCGAGGCGCTCCCAAAGAGGAATTCTTCATCACCGACGTGGCTTACTGCGAACAGGCCGTCATCTTCCTCAAACAGGCCAAACTGCCGCAGAACAACAGCCAGCGCAGAAAAGAGGATGGCACCCTGCCT CGGGTCATCTGCCCAAAGTGCCGTTTAGGAGTGACTCGTATTCAGGATCTCTCCCACTCTGACATGAAGAAGGTGCGTCAGTTGGCTCTCATCGACATGACGGCGCTGTGCGACCTTTTAGAGCTGGAGGtcaaaaggcacaaaatgggcAAAAGGAAAGTCCCAG AGAGTCCCCTCTACGGTGTGCCGCTGGCTACGCTGCTGGAGAGCGATCAGAAAATCAAGCCCAACACCTCAACTCCTCTCTTCCTGCAGGCG ttgTTGTCGTTTTTGGAGAAGAAAGGAGTCGATTCGGAGGGGATCCTGCGGGTTCCAGGATCTCAGTCCAGAATCAAG cagctgcagcagaac TTGGAGACCAACTTCTACTCAGGGCAAGTCTGCTGGGACGACGTGAGTCCCAATGATGCCGCCGCGCTGCTCAAGAAGTTCATCAGGGAACTTCCCGCTCCTCTTCTCACCGCAGAGTACCTCAACACCTTCAGCGCCGTCAGAG ACATCACGGAGCTGAGGCAGAAACTTCACATGTTGAACCTACTCATCCTGCTGCTGCCTGAGCCCAACAGGAACACACTGAAG GCGCTCCTCGAGTTCCTCAGTAAGGTGGTTTCCAGGGAGAAGAAGAACAGGATGAACCTGTGGGCCGTAGCAACCATCATGGCTCCCAACCTCTTCCTGCATAAGGCCGTCCCCAGCAGACTGACTGAGGGGGCAGAGAAAGGACACGCGGAGAAGGCAGCTGATGTCATGAGGCTCCTCATCCGCTACCAGGACCTGCTCTGGACG aTCCCAAACTTCCTCATGAGCCAGGTGCGTAAGCTGAACGAGAATAGCAACCGGCGTTACCAGTTTTACGATCGCCGCATCAAGAACCTGCTGAGGAAGATCCACACAGACAGCCGTGACAAACCTGATAAAAACACCTCAGAG TTGTGTCGTACAGTGAAGATCCAGGTCGGGGATCTGGTGAGCAGCACCATGGAGTATCAGCTCAACATCAACTCCAGAGCCTCAGACCTGCTCGCACAGTTTCAGCGCCAGTCCCTCCGCAGCCCCGACAATGGAAAGGGCAAAATGCGAAG AAATGGCGCCGTGGTGTATCCGGACTGCGCCCTGTACGAAGTGGGAGGGAACATTG GTGAGCACTGTCTGGACCCCGACACACACCTTCTGGATTTGTACAACAGTAACTCAGGAGGGGAGTGGGTCATCAAGCTGAAACCCAACGCCAGCAGAGGGCTGTGA